The genomic stretch TGAGACTCTATCTGTCTGGAGGTGCACGTCCTGAGGACTACAACTCATCTGATGGCATGTGCAAGTTCCTGGGCGGGAGCATGGTGTTCTTCGGCCTATGTCCCCTCTTCATGGGTTGTGCAATGGCTGCGGAACGTTGTCTGGGTGTCACCAAACCACTGCTGCACTCCTCCTTGATCACAAGCACCCGCACTAAAATGTGCCTGTCTGTGATCTGGCTGGCCGCTTTGTGTGTCGCCTTGTTGCCATGCTTACAGCTGGGCTCTTACACCTACCAGGACCCGGGGACCTGGTGTTTCATTCAAGTTCTCAGTGACATTCAGCAACTGGATGTGGCGTTCGTGGTGCTTTTCTCTGGGCTCGGCTTGATCTCCCTGGCCGTGGCCGTGGTGTGCAACACCATCAGTGGACTGACACTGGTGCTCGCCAGGCTCAGGAGGAAGCCCGGGTCGCATCATTCAGCCAAGTCACATGACATAGAGATGGTAGTGCAGCTGGTGGGGATCACGGTCACCTCCTGCATCTGCTGGTGCCCTCTACTGGTGAGTGTTAGCATGTACAAGGAGATAATAAGATGCTGCATAAGCTGCATGAGTTTTTGGCCTCTATAAACAATGAATATTAGACAGAAGGGCATGAATTAAGGttctatttcatttaatttaaatgtgtttaacttgaataaatattttagcaacacttttttttccaattatactCTAATAAAGACAGAGATAATACACAAGTGCTTTAATTTAATGATGGAATTAATacatcaatacagtaaacctcggatatatcggattcaattgttcccactggttttgtccgatataagcgaaatccgttatatgcgtataccggaaactgtccgttttacgcatatatcggatttatatccggtatatgcgtaaatcggattttatccgttataaaaaggcacttccttgactatgtttccaatgtacctggacgcgcaggcaacgctgcaaacgctgcaaatgacgtcgtatagcggcctgtcacgattcggcgaatcggagcgccacgatgcggccatccgatatatgcgagggaaatttaatggaaatgcattggaacgggactggagattttgtccgaaataggcgaaatccgttataaaaaatccgatatatgcaatgaatttttattggaaatgcattacagaaaaatcggttctttttttatctgtccgttgtgagcgaatttccgataaatccgagtccgatatatccgaggtttactgtacaatcaaAATTGACGGCGCGCAACATTATGAGCATCTGCAAAACTTGAGATCAAATAATCTTCATTTACGAAGATAATAACGCTCAGttctcaccctcggccatctctgtgtggagtttgcatgttctccccgtttcttcccacattccaaaaacatgctaggttaattggcgactccaaattgttcataggtatgaatgtgagtgtgaatggttgtttgtctatatgtgccctgtgattggctggcgaccagtccagggtgtaccccgcctctcgccccaagacagctgggataggctccagcaccccccgcgaccctcgtgaggaaaaagcggtagaaaatgaatgaatgaatgagtttgctAGCGATCATGGACCACAAACAggaaagaaaacagcacaaaggagattgattgacagtgGTCTACAACAAATCAGGACACATAACACAATGGGCGGATTCTTTCTCAGCCAATAAGAAGTGTTGTGTCTATATTTAGCCATCTGGGTTCCTAATATGCTCGCACGGGACAGCTATCACATGAGTATACAACGTCCTCCACTGGTGGcggtagtaaatacaataacagacacatacaGCAGAACACTGATGGATTGCTCTAATACATCATAAGGACGCAGAATACAAtgcacattcatttattcattttctaccgctttttcctcacgagggtcgcggggggtgctggagcctatcccagctgtcttacgcTGTTCAAAAAAACATCCAACAGAGACTCAGTGAAAGGTGAACCATGATATAGCAAGAGAAAACTGTATTTAGTTGTTCTTCTAGCAACAGTAGATCTATATTTATAAACAACATGTTTCATGCCTACAGATCTTTGGCCTGATGTCGGCGATCCACTCCTACACAGGATCCATTGGAGAGGACCTTCCCAGCTACAAAATGTTGATGGTGACCGGTGTGAGACTGGCCACGTGGAACCAGATCCTGGACCCTTGGGTGTACATCTTGCTGCGCCGCACCGTATTACGGAAAATTTACCTCATCGCAAAATGCCAAGCTGGCCTGGGGGGTAATATATTTGGCTGCTTGGACTCTCCATCCCCCCCGCAGTCAGAAAAGAATGAAGTCAACCAAGTCTAAGCTAAGGAGGAACGAGTCACGAGTTGTAAAAGACCTGGAAGAGCTGTAGACTTCTTATAAAAGAATACAGTTTTTTCCGGGCTGATTTGTGAAAATGAGGAAATATGTAAACATTTGTCACATTATTTTCGCACCTAACAAATGGAAGCTAGCTAAATGTTGTGATTTTGCACAAAACTTCATGAATTTGTATCGTATACTGTTTTACCTTGGAAAAAGTGCTTATTTG from Doryrhamphus excisus isolate RoL2022-K1 chromosome 1, RoL_Dexc_1.0, whole genome shotgun sequence encodes the following:
- the LOC131130074 gene encoding prostaglandin E2 receptor EP1 subtype-like, coding for MLSLRRLNSSFSPLVPHFSNVSGGKAEARVAFEEMSQQANLTTGGIMVVVFPMTLGIVSNIVALVILANAYSLQRRRSKATFLLFATSLVVTDFIGHVIPGALVLRLYLSGGARPEDYNSSDGMCKFLGGSMVFFGLCPLFMGCAMAAERCLGVTKPLLHSSLITSTRTKMCLSVIWLAALCVALLPCLQLGSYTYQDPGTWCFIQVLSDIQQLDVAFVVLFSGLGLISLAVAVVCNTISGLTLVLARLRRKPGSHHSAKSHDIEMVVQLVGITVTSCICWCPLLIFGLMSAIHSYTGSIGEDLPSYKMLMVTGVRLATWNQILDPWVYILLRRTVLRKIYLIAKCQAGLGGNIFGCLDSPSPPQSEKNEVNQV